The DNA window ACGCGGGGAAGAGCCGGCGATCAACAAAGTCGAGCAACGCATCGCCCGTCATCCCTTCGTCATCGCCCGCCCAGTTTTCCCAATGCAGTTCGTCGGGGATCGGCGATTTGTAACTGTCATCGGTGAGTTCAAGCTCCTTGTCCTTGTCGCTGAAGATTTTGAAAAAGAGCATCCAGCCGAGTTGCTCGATGCGTTGGGCGTCGCCGTTGAGGCCCGTGTCCTGCCACATAATGTCGCGGATGGATTTAACGATTCCTTGTAAGTTTGCCATTTGTGATTGTGCGCTCTGGGTACGCAGCGCTTCCAGCGTGCGGTCTCGGCAGCAGACTAACGAATGCCGGAGGGGTTTGCCTGCCGGTTCGATTCCGTCTGCTGCCGAGACCGCACGCTGGAAGCGCTGCGTACCCAGGTTATGCCGTTTTGTAAAGCTCGCTTTCCAGTTCGCGCACGGCAGCCAGGTATTGCTCGCGGCTGCCGAACTCGCGGATGATTTCGAGGGGCGAGCCGATTTCGGTGAAGGGGCGGACGTTCAGGACTTTGATGTTTTCGATGTCTTCGATGCCCTCGTCGGCGTATTTGTCGAGCAGGGCTTCGAGCACCTGGCGCGCCTGGGCACCGTACTTGGTGAAGTAATCGCGCTTGCGCACGTTGTTGGCACGCTCGCGCCGGGTGAGCGGCGGTTGATCGTAAGCCACGTGGCAGATCAGGTCGAAGAGATCGAGCCGGCCGGCCACCGATTCGCGCAACGCTTCGATGGGCACGCCCTGTTCTTCCAATTCGCGGATCAAAACTTCTTTCCTGTCCGCCGCGTGCCATTTGTTCAGAAACTCGTTCAGCGTCGCAAACTGTTCGGTGACGACTTCGCGCGTGTAATCGGTCAGCTTGCGCGTAATCAGCTTGCCGTCGCGGTCGAACGACAATTCGCGCGCCACCAACACCGAAACATCCACGCCGCTGACATAAACCTTTTCGCGCGGCACCGACACCGCGCCGGAAAAAGGATTGCGGATTTGCGGCGGAACGAGCGTGATCTCTTCGCCGGATTCCGGGTCAATGAGCGGCGTCTGGTCGTGTTCCTCTTCGTCAATGACCTTGCTCAAATCTTCATCTTCGCCGGCAGGCTTGATGCGGATGGGGTCGCCGTCAAAATCCTGATCGGCGAACAGGTCCGTGGCGTTCCTGAAATCCAGGATAGTGAAGTAAAACTTGTTGTGATCCGCGTCAATGCGTGTGCCGCGTCCGATGATCTGTTTGAACTTGGTCATGGACTTGATGTTGGAATCGAGCACGATGACCTTGCAGGTGCGCGCGTCCACGCCGGTCGTCATCAATTCCGAAGTCGCCGCAATGACGGGGAACTTCTCTTCGGGGTTGGTGAAGTTTTCCAGTTCGCGTTTGCCTTCGTCGTTGTCGCCCGTGATCTGCATCACGTATTTGTAATTCGCGGCGGCGATGTCGGCGTTGGCATTGCGCAGTTCGCTGGTCATGCCCTCGGCGTGTTCGATGTCGCAGCAAAAGGCGATGGTCTTGTCGTAACGATCCGTGCCTTTCAGAAACTCGGTGAGCTTGCGCGCGACCAGCTTGCGGCGCTCTTCGACGACCAGGTTTTTGTCGAAATCGGTGCGGTTGTAGATGCGGTCTTCGACCGGCTTGCCCGCTTTGTCTTTGAAACCTTGCGGCGGCCGCCAGCCTTCCAGATCAATGTCCAGCGCGACGCGCACGACGCGGTAGGGCGCGAGGAAGCCGTCGTCAATGCCCTGTTTGAGCGAATAGGTATAGATCGGGTCGCCGAAGTATTCGCTGTTGCTGGTCTCTTCTGTCTCTTTCGGCGTGGCGGTCAGGCCGATCTGCGTGGCTTTGTTGAAGTACCGCAAAATCTCCTGCCAGGCGCTGTCGTCGCGCGCGCTGCCACGATGGCACTCGTCCACGATGATCAGGTCAAAGAAGTCGCGCGAGAATTGTTTGTAGATGTTGCTCGCTTCTTCCGCGCCGGACAGCCCTTGATAAAGCGCCAGATAGATTTCGTAGGCCTTGTCCACCTGATGCTGTTTGACGACGGTCAGCTTGTCTTTGAAGTGTTTGAAATCGCCGCGCCGCGTCTGTTCGATCAGCGCGTTGCGGTCGGCCAGAAACAGGATGCGTTTGCGCGCGCCCGCCTTCCACAAGCGCCAGGCAATCTGAAAGGCTGTGTAAGTCTTGCCCGTGCCGGTAGCCATCACCAGCAGGATGCGCCGCTGCCCGGTGGCGATGGCTTCGACGGTGCGATTGACGGCGATCTGCTGGTAATAGCGCGGCTGGCGTCCGCTGCCGTCGTCGTAATAACTCTGCGCGGCGATGGTCTCGGCGTCGGGCGTGGTGAGGCCGCGCTGGAGTTTGTACTTCGCCCAAAGTGCGGCGGGCGCAGGAAAGCTGTCGTTGTCGAGTTCCGTTTCGATGTTGCCCTCGGTCGCGGTCTTGTCGTGAAAGAGAAAGCCATCGCCGTTGCTGCTGAAGACAAACGGCAGGTCGAGGATGCGCGCATAGTCCAGCGCCTGTTGCAAGCCCGCGCGCAAGGTGTGCTTGTTGTCTTTGGCTTCGATGATAGCCAGCGGGATGTTGGGCTTGTAGTAAAGAATGTAATCGGCGCGCTTCGCCGTCCCGCGCGCGTGCAGCCTGCCGCGCACGATGATCTTGCCGTCGGTGAAAGAAACCTCTTCCAGGAACTGGGTGTGCCTGTCCCAGCCTGCTTTTTCAACTGCGGGAGTGATGTACTTCGTGCAGATGTCGCGTTCGGACAGGGACTTTTTATCAATCATAAGCGCTTGCCTGTAGTGAGGGGGGCGGCTGTTTTCCGTATCTTGATTCAGCGGACTAGCAGCACTCTGCCTGCTGATAAAAGCCCGTAGTGCCATAAAAGTAAAGATAAAGCTTGTTGAGCCGGGGGCAAATCAAGCCCGGCGACACCTTAACCGGCGCCAGCCGCGCGGCACTCGGATTATACCGATACACCCGAATTATTGAACGCCCAGCGGTGAACAGGCAGCCTGGCCTGCTATAAAAATTGCCGCGGAGCGTTCCTATTCCGCGCTGGATAGAAACCCCAACACAGAAAAAGGAAGGCTGCGCGGCTTTTCTTTAAGCAGGCAGGGATGCCTGCGCTCCCAAGGAAGACATGTTTTTCCCGCCAGCTATGGTCACACGAGCCATAACAGCGTAGACTGCCTGCGTCACCAATCAATTCCACACTCCACAAACTAAAAACCGCCGCTACAGAAAGGCTTTTTCTGAAAATACTCCTATACAACCCTGACAACGGGGTGACGCGCAATTTCATGCCGCACCTCTGGATGTTCCTGTTGCAATCGCTCACCCCGCCCGAGCACGAAGTCATCTTGATTGACGGCAACGCCCAGGCGATGGATGAAGCCGGACTCGCACGTTTTGTGCGCGAAAACAACATCGGCCTCGTCGGCATCGGCGCGATGACGCGGATGATTGCGAAGGCTTACCGCATGGCCGATGCCGTGCGCGCCGTCGGTGTGCCCGTCGTGATGGGCGGGCCGCACATCACCGAAGTGCCCGATGAACCGTTAGGCCGCGACGGCGGGCCACAACACGCCGATGCCATCGCGCTGGGCGAAGCCGATGAGACCTGGGCGCAAATCGTGGCCGATGCGGCGCGCGGCGAGTTGAAAGACATCTACACGCCTGTGGATGCCAACGGCAAGGAGCGCAAGCCGAGCTTGCAGCCGTATCCGAAGATTCCGTGGGAAACGATGAATCTCGAACAGTTCGACATCATCCCCAAATTCCTGAGTCCCTGGTTGAGCAAGATCGGCGGCGGCTGGGGCACGTTCCGCATCATCCCGCTCGAATCGGGACGCGGCTGTCCGTATGGCTGCGAGTTTTGCACGGTGACGGGTTTCTTTGGCGATTCGATCCGCTTCCGCAGCAATGAGTGCGTGGTAAACGAGTTGTTGCGTTTGAAAGCCCGCTCGAAAAGCGAGCACGGACAGACGGCTGTCTTTTTTATTGACGACAACTTCGCGATCAACATCAAGCGGACGAAATCGCTGTTGCGCGACATCATCGCCGCCGAGGCGCAGGTTTTCTGGACGGCGCAGATCAGCGCCAACTTGCTCAAGGACGAAGAACTCGTTGACCTGATCGCCGCCGCCGGGGGCAAGTGGATTTTCATCGGCATGGAATCCCTAGACCCGGCGAATCTGGCCGACGTGAATAAGAGCTTCAACAAGCCCGCCGATTACGCCGCCGTGCTGAATCGCTTGGCGCAACGCAACATCGTGGCGATCACGTCGTTCATCTTCGGGCTGGATAACGACACCGTGGGCGTGGCTGACCGCACGCTGGCCCAGATGCGCGATTGGCCGCCGGGCTTGCCGGTCTTCGGCCAATTGACGCCCTTTCCTTCGACGCCATTGTATGCGCGGCTGCTGGCGGCGGGCCGTTTGACGCGGCCCAAACACTGGCTGGATTTTGCGCCCTACAAGATGGCGCATACGCCGCTGAAGATTTCGATTGACGATGCGCAGACCGAAGTGTTTCAAGCGTGGACAGACTCGTACAGCCCAGCCGCAATTGAACGCGCTGTTGATGCGTTGGCGGGCAAACCGATCTGGTTGCAAATCAGCATGTTCATCGGACGGCTGAGCTTTCGCGGGATTTACTTCCCGCAAATGGGGCGGCTGGCTTGGCTGAAAGTCGCTTGGCAAAACCGGCGCACGATTGCGAAGCTCGTGCGCGAAGGCTTCCGCAAAGGACTCAGAGAGCGCCCGGCCCCAGTCGTCATTCCTGTGGTGGTCGCGCCGGAGCAGCAAAAGATATAGGTTGCGCGAGAGTTTAGACGATCAACGCAAAAGAGCATGGAGTTCAGGCTTCAGCCTGTGTCGAAAATCTCGAACACAGGCTGAAGCCTGAACTCCATGCTCTTTTGCATAAGTCCTGTGGCTCAACGTGCAGGTTCTAGCGTCAAGCGTTGTTTGGCTTGCGCTTCAACTTTCGCCTTGCTGTACAGCAGCGGGAAGTAATCACCGCGCGCCCACAGCGGCAACAAATCGCCGTAATGCGCGCTGCCCGGCTGGCCCGATTGGCCGGGCACGTTCGTCGCGACGGAGTTATCCCAGTTGCTCACATCGAGGATTTCCCGAAAAGACGCGCCGCTATTTTGGTGGAAGTTGGGGCCACCGGTGGCGAACACGGTGTTGGCGTCGCCGTCGCGTTCGACGGCGGGCAGGTTGAACAGGGCGCGCGTTTCATCATTCGCCGCCAGCGCGTGCGTGAACGGCGCGACGTGCAATTTGCCCCAACGCCATTGTTTGGGATCAGCGCCGAGTTTCGACTGCGCTTCGGCTACAGCTTCTTTCAGGCTCCAATACAAGGCGAGGTCACGCGCGGCGCGGGCTTCTTTTGCTGACTTGCCCGGCGCGAACCAGCGTGGTTCGGCGGCTTTCAACGTTTCCAGCGTGCGCAGCAAACCGATGCGCGCGGCGACCAGCGGCCAGGCTTTGAGCGGGACGTGATTTTTGAAGACTTGCGCCGGCAGCTTTGGCACCCAGAATTCAAACAGCGCCGCCGCCGCCGAATCTTTGCTGAGCACCGCGTCCCAACTCGTCAGCAATTGCACGTAAGGCAGAATCGCGGCGTCTTCAAACTTGGCTTCTTTCAAGATGGCGATCAATGCGCGCGCGGGCAGCGAGACGGCGTCGTGTTGCAATTGCTCGAAATCAGCCACGCTGAATTTGCGTTGACTGCCGCGCAACACTTCATCAATACGCTCGAAGCGAATCGGGTTCGACCATTCATAACCCAACTCGCGTTTGTAGCCCGGCGGCAAGATGTTGTGGTTGGCCGTCGCCACGTAATGCTTCACTGGGTTATACGCTTGCGGCAAATCTTTGACCGGCAAAAAACCCTGCCATTCAAAGCGCCCATCGCCCGGCACCGGCAGCAAGCCCGACCATGTCTGCCCGGAAGGGCCTTTGCGCACAGGCGTCATGCCTGCCGCGACCCAGCCGATGTTGCCGTCTACGTCGGCGTAAACCAGATTTTCCGAAGGCACTTTCCAACGTTCCAGGCCTTTCAAAAACTCGTTCCAGTTCTGCACGCGGTTCAACGTCAACGAAGCGAGATAGCCCGCCGTGCCCGGTTCGCTGCCAACCCATTTCAACGCGTAGGCACGCTGCCGCGCGGCGTCTTCATAAACCACCGGCCCGTGCGCGGTGAATTTCAATTCGACGGTGACCGGCTCGGCTTTGCCTTTGACGTTGATCTGTTCGCGCTCGACGCGCATTGGCTGCCACTTGCCGCGCTGTTTGTATTCGTTCGGATTGGCCGGGTTAATCTCTTCGACGTACAAATCCTGCTGGTCAATGCCGACGATGGTGAAGCCGAAGCCGACGCTTTCATTGTGCCCCGCCGCGACGCCCGGCAGCGCGGGTTCGCCTGAGCCGATCACGTTCCAGCCCGGCGCCACTAGATGAACCATGTAACGCAAACTCGGCAGCGCAATCTGCCGGTGCGGATCGTTCGCCAGCAGCGGCTTGCCCGTCGCCGACATCGTCCCGTCAATCACCCAATTGTTGCTGCCATCGTTCGGATTCGGCGCTGTTTGGCCGAAACTCACTGGGATGTTTGCGCCCGCCGCAATGGACAGAATCTTGTTGTCTATGCCTGCGAGATCGAGGCCCGTTGGAATTTCCAATTTGCGCGCAGGTTCGGCGGGCATCCATTCATCCACAAACGCCGCGCCGAATTCGCGCGCCAGTTGCGCCCGCGTAATTTCGGTCGCGGCGTTGCGCGTCATCACGTAACCGGCCATGCGCGTCAAACAAACTTCGGGCGTCCAGGGTTCGGGTTTGTAACCGGCGAGTTGAAATTCAATCGGCAGGTTGTCTTTGGTTTGTTCGATCCAGGCATTCACGCCGCGCACAAAGGACTCGATGATCGGCTTGGCATCGGGCGCATACGCCGCCCACTCGGCCTTCATATCGCCGCGATAGCGCAACAGCCGCGCGAACTTGTCGCGTTCGAGCGCACCTTCACCCAGGATTTCAGCGAGCTTGCCTTCGCCCGTGCGCCGCCACAGATCGAGTTGCCAGAGGCGGTCTTGCGCGGCACTGAAGCCCTGCGCGAAAAACAAATCGTCTTGCGTCTCGGCGTAAATGTGCGCGATGCCCCAGTCGTCGCGCAGCACCCTGACCGGCTTTTGCAAGCCAGCCAACTTGAGCGTGCCGGAGGTCTGTGCAAGCGCGGCGCGGGCGCGTTGTTGTAAATCGGCCTGTTGGGCCTTGCTAGCAGGCGGCGCAGTAATGACAAGCTGGCAAGTGAAAACAACCAAGAACAGGATGGTCAGGGGTTTCATGGGTCAGTCTCCTCAGTGTGCGGTTGGTTCCGAATTGCGGCGGAGCTTAGCGCCTTGGTGAGAGGAAGAGCAATGGGCAACCTGGCTTCGTCAGAACGCCGCGCGAATTTATTGCGGCACAGCAGCAAAAGCGAAAAAAGGCGCTGGCTTTTATCCGCTAACTTTTGGCTTTGGCTTTTGCCTTACTGCTTCTTTCACGATCAGCACTTGATTGACGGCTTTGACCGCAATGGTCTCACGCGTGCCGCTCGGCCAGCGAATCTCCAACTTCTCAGCCGTTGTCGCCGCTCCCAATCCGAAATGCAAGCGCAGGTCGGATTGCGAACAATAACTGCCGCCGCTGATGACATCGGCACGCTGGCGTTGGCCGTTCACCGTCAGCCAAGCGGTGGCGCCGATGGCGTCGCGTTTGCCAGTCAGCAATTTCAATGACAGCCAATGTCCGGCGGCCTGCGTTTCATTGTGCAAGACGGTCGGCGTGTCGTCGCAATTGTTGATGACTACGTCTACAAGGCCATCGTTGTCGAGATCGCCAAAAGCCGCGCCACGGGCGGCCTTCACCACGGCCAAGCCGCTGTTGCTCGCGGCGGGCAGCAACTCAAACGTCTTGCCGGATTTGTTTTTGAACAGCAGTGGGCGCTGCGCCCAGGTTGTGCCCCAATCGTACTTGTCCACTTGCGGATAAACATGGCCGTTGGCGATGAACACGTCCCGCCAGCCGTCATTGTCGAAATCGAGAAAGCCTGTGCCCCAGCCCAGAAACGGAATCGTCGGCGTGCCGTGCCCGCTGGCGTAGGTCACATCGTTGAATTGCCCGTTGCCTTCATTGTGATACAGCGTGTTCGTGTCGTCTGAGAAGTTCGTGAGGTAAACATCAGGCCGCCCATCGTTGTCATAATCGCCCACGGCCAAGCCCATTCCCGCTTGTTCGCGCCCGTCTTCATTGAGCGCGAAGCCCGACTCGTAGCTGGCGTCTGCAAACGTGCCGTTGCCTTTGTTCAGGTACAGGAAGTTCGGCGTCGAATCATTGGCGACCAGCAGATCGAGTTTGCCGTCGTCATTCACGTCGCAAAAGGCTGCGCTGAATCCGTAATAGCCTTTCTCATCGGCGACGCCCGCCGCTTTGCTGACATCGGTGAATTTGCCGCCGTCGTTGCGCAACAGATGATCGGGCGCGCCTTTCAATCCGCGCGGGCCGCACATCACCGGCTGACCGCGAAAGAAGCAATACTTCTGCCCGCCGCCAAGCGTGCTCGGTTCGGGCAGATGCGCCGGATCGAATTGCACGTAGCCCACGACGAACAGATCAAGATCGCCATCGCCGTCGTAATCGCCAAACGTCGCGCCGGTTGACCAACTGTTGATGGCCGCGCCCAGCTTCTCGGCCACATCGGTGAACGTGCCGTCTCCGTTGTTGCGATACAGGCGATTCTTGCCGAAGTTGGTGACGTACAAATCCGTCCAGCCGTCGTTGTCGAAATCGCCTGCCGCAACGCCAAAGCCCCAGCGTTCGTTGGCGACGCCTGCTTTGGCGGTGACATCGCTAAACGTGCCGTCTTGGTTGTTGTGAAAGAGCGCGGCGCGCGGCGCGGGTTCTTTGCCTTGCAACGCGGCGAAGGTCGAACCGTTGACCAGATACACGTCCAGCCAGCCGTCGTTGTCATAATCCAGCAACGCGATGCCGCCCGAAGGCGATTCGAGGATGTAGCGCTTGTCGGCAGTGCCGCCGGCGTGCCGGAATTTTTGCAGGCCCGTGCGCGCGGTGCTGTCGGCGAAATAGACGGGCGCGCCGTCTACGAACCCGCCCGCAGTGATGGGGCGATTGCGCTCATCCTTGATGGGCTTGAAGGCGCCAGCGGTGTTCGCGCCGCCCTGCGCCTGGTCTTGCGCCTGGGTTGGTGTTTGGGCGGGCCGCCAGAACAGCGCAATGAAGAGGAAATACCAGAGCGCTTTTTGAAAGGTTCTATCCATTACCAGATGCCTGGGGAATCGGCGGTTGCCCCCTCAATCGGTTTTCACTTCGGGGTACGGCACGCTTGTAGTTCCGCCTTCAGGCGGCTGAGCGCGGCGACGTCGCGACAACCGCCTGATGGTCTTTGATAATTAAATCCAGCAACCGAGTTCGAAGCTCCGGTAGGGGCGGCCAGAGATTAGCCAAGGGTGAAGCGCAACGGAACCTCTGGAACACTGCGAAACCATGCGCAAGCCCCGGCAGGGCGACAGACCCGAGCGACGTCCCGCGCTCCTGCCGGGGCGCCACTCCGCTACGGCGTTGTCCGGGGGCTGCGCGGCACTTCGCACCCCCGGCTAATTTCCGTAGCCTCTGCGGGGCATTGCCGGATTTAATTATCAAAGACCATAAGTCGTTACTATCAGGTGGGGCTGTAACTGCCAAGAAACCTAGTTGCCGGTGTATTAAGGGCAGGACTTACGCAAAACACGAGCGAGGTAGCCACAGAGGCACAGAGGCACAGAGCTTTGTTACAATTCTGCCGGAGATCGCGGTCTTTCTCTGTGTCTCCGTGCCTCTGTGGCAAATCTTGGCGTAAGTCCTGAAGGGGTTAGTTCGAGGAACAGCAGGAGTATAAGCTGCACAATACTACGTTACGATAATTTGAAGCAGTGCAGAGTCATCTCTTGCATCAGCTTAGCCCAATCATAGCCACTCAATTGGCATTGTTCGAGCTAACCATTTGATAAGCTTGATCGCTAAGCTCTATCGGTTGCAACATTTTGTTAATGGATTTCATAGCGCAAAACCAACCCTTCGGCGCCGACCACCCAAACCTTATTCTTTTTGACTGAGATGCCGTATAGGTTTTCCTGAGTGCCGCTTTCTTGCTCAACCCAAGTCTGTCCTCCGTTTTCTGTCCGCAGGATGGTTCCTTTCCAGCCAACAGCCCACCCCTGCCGGACGTTGGCGAAGGCAATATTGATGAGGCTTTGTTTCGTCGTCAGCGCCACTTTTTCCCAGCTTAACCCGGCATTTGAAGTACGCAGCAGCGTGCCATCATCGCCGACCACCCAGGCGTTATCTTTCCCTTGGGCTTCGATATGATAGAGGTGTTTTGTGGTATTGCTGGCCTGCAACTCCCAAGTTCGTCCGCCATCATCCGTAAACAAAATGGTTCCGCCGCCGCCGATAGCCCAACCGCGCTGATCACTGACGAATTTGACGTGTACGAGTTCTTCGGTCGTCCCGCTTTCCTGATTAGCCCAACTGCGACCACCGTCTTGGGTGTGCAAGATGCGGCCATCGGTGCCGACGACCCAGCCCTTTTTCCCATTGGGAAAAGACAGGCTGTAAAGTTCGGGGGTATCTTCTTTTCGTTTACCCGGCGCTAGATGTATTTGGTAGACGAACTCCCACGTTTCGCCGGCATCCTGTGTTTTCAGGATTTGTGCACCACTGGCGATTAACCAGCCTTCGTTTTGATTGCGGAAAAAAACATCGCTCAAGTTTGAGCTAACGCGGGGATTGAGCGAGGTCCATTCCGTTCCACTGCTCTGCGTCGCGTGAATGATGCCGTTGTCCCCAATGATCCAGCCCCGGTTTTGGTCAATGAAGA is part of the Acidobacteriota bacterium genome and encodes:
- a CDS encoding CRTAC1 family protein, encoding MDRTFQKALWYFLFIALFWRPAQTPTQAQDQAQGGANTAGAFKPIKDERNRPITAGGFVDGAPVYFADSTARTGLQKFRHAGGTADKRYILESPSGGIALLDYDNDGWLDVYLVNGSTFAALQGKEPAPRAALFHNNQDGTFSDVTAKAGVANERWGFGVAAGDFDNDGWTDLYVTNFGKNRLYRNNGDGTFTDVAEKLGAAINSWSTGATFGDYDGDGDLDLFVVGYVQFDPAHLPEPSTLGGGQKYCFFRGQPVMCGPRGLKGAPDHLLRNDGGKFTDVSKAAGVADEKGYYGFSAAFCDVNDDGKLDLLVANDSTPNFLYLNKGNGTFADASYESGFALNEDGREQAGMGLAVGDYDNDGRPDVYLTNFSDDTNTLYHNEGNGQFNDVTYASGHGTPTIPFLGWGTGFLDFDNDGWRDVFIANGHVYPQVDKYDWGTTWAQRPLLFKNKSGKTFELLPAASNSGLAVVKAARGAAFGDLDNDGLVDVVINNCDDTPTVLHNETQAAGHWLSLKLLTGKRDAIGATAWLTVNGQRQRADVISGGSYCSQSDLRLHFGLGAATTAEKLEIRWPSGTRETIAVKAVNQVLIVKEAVRQKPKPKVSG
- a CDS encoding B12-binding domain-containing radical SAM protein, with product MPHLWMFLLQSLTPPEHEVILIDGNAQAMDEAGLARFVRENNIGLVGIGAMTRMIAKAYRMADAVRAVGVPVVMGGPHITEVPDEPLGRDGGPQHADAIALGEADETWAQIVADAARGELKDIYTPVDANGKERKPSLQPYPKIPWETMNLEQFDIIPKFLSPWLSKIGGGWGTFRIIPLESGRGCPYGCEFCTVTGFFGDSIRFRSNECVVNELLRLKARSKSEHGQTAVFFIDDNFAINIKRTKSLLRDIIAAEAQVFWTAQISANLLKDEELVDLIAAAGGKWIFIGMESLDPANLADVNKSFNKPADYAAVLNRLAQRNIVAITSFIFGLDNDTVGVADRTLAQMRDWPPGLPVFGQLTPFPSTPLYARLLAAGRLTRPKHWLDFAPYKMAHTPLKISIDDAQTEVFQAWTDSYSPAAIERAVDALAGKPIWLQISMFIGRLSFRGIYFPQMGRLAWLKVAWQNRRTIAKLVREGFRKGLRERPAPVVIPVVVAPEQQKI
- a CDS encoding DEAD/DEAH box helicase family protein, whose product is MIDKKSLSERDICTKYITPAVEKAGWDRHTQFLEEVSFTDGKIIVRGRLHARGTAKRADYILYYKPNIPLAIIEAKDNKHTLRAGLQQALDYARILDLPFVFSSNGDGFLFHDKTATEGNIETELDNDSFPAPAALWAKYKLQRGLTTPDAETIAAQSYYDDGSGRQPRYYQQIAVNRTVEAIATGQRRILLVMATGTGKTYTAFQIAWRLWKAGARKRILFLADRNALIEQTRRGDFKHFKDKLTVVKQHQVDKAYEIYLALYQGLSGAEEASNIYKQFSRDFFDLIIVDECHRGSARDDSAWQEILRYFNKATQIGLTATPKETEETSNSEYFGDPIYTYSLKQGIDDGFLAPYRVVRVALDIDLEGWRPPQGFKDKAGKPVEDRIYNRTDFDKNLVVEERRKLVARKLTEFLKGTDRYDKTIAFCCDIEHAEGMTSELRNANADIAAANYKYVMQITGDNDEGKRELENFTNPEEKFPVIAATSELMTTGVDARTCKVIVLDSNIKSMTKFKQIIGRGTRIDADHNKFYFTILDFRNATDLFADQDFDGDPIRIKPAGEDEDLSKVIDEEEHDQTPLIDPESGEEITLVPPQIRNPFSGAVSVPREKVYVSGVDVSVLVARELSFDRDGKLITRKLTDYTREVVTEQFATLNEFLNKWHAADRKEVLIRELEEQGVPIEALRESVAGRLDLFDLICHVAYDQPPLTRRERANNVRKRDYFTKYGAQARQVLEALLDKYADEGIEDIENIKVLNVRPFTEIGSPLEIIREFGSREQYLAAVRELESELYKTA
- a CDS encoding penicillin acylase family protein; protein product: MKPLTILFLVVFTCQLVITAPPASKAQQADLQQRARAALAQTSGTLKLAGLQKPVRVLRDDWGIAHIYAETQDDLFFAQGFSAAQDRLWQLDLWRRTGEGKLAEILGEGALERDKFARLLRYRGDMKAEWAAYAPDAKPIIESFVRGVNAWIEQTKDNLPIEFQLAGYKPEPWTPEVCLTRMAGYVMTRNAATEITRAQLAREFGAAFVDEWMPAEPARKLEIPTGLDLAGIDNKILSIAAGANIPVSFGQTAPNPNDGSNNWVIDGTMSATGKPLLANDPHRQIALPSLRYMVHLVAPGWNVIGSGEPALPGVAAGHNESVGFGFTIVGIDQQDLYVEEINPANPNEYKQRGKWQPMRVEREQINVKGKAEPVTVELKFTAHGPVVYEDAARQRAYALKWVGSEPGTAGYLASLTLNRVQNWNEFLKGLERWKVPSENLVYADVDGNIGWVAAGMTPVRKGPSGQTWSGLLPVPGDGRFEWQGFLPVKDLPQAYNPVKHYVATANHNILPPGYKRELGYEWSNPIRFERIDEVLRGSQRKFSVADFEQLQHDAVSLPARALIAILKEAKFEDAAILPYVQLLTSWDAVLSKDSAAAALFEFWVPKLPAQVFKNHVPLKAWPLVAARIGLLRTLETLKAAEPRWFAPGKSAKEARAARDLALYWSLKEAVAEAQSKLGADPKQWRWGKLHVAPFTHALAANDETRALFNLPAVERDGDANTVFATGGPNFHQNSGASFREILDVSNWDNSVATNVPGQSGQPGSAHYGDLLPLWARGDYFPLLYSKAKVEAQAKQRLTLEPAR